A region from the Nostoc sp. HK-01 genome encodes:
- a CDS encoding adenylate/guanylate cyclase with Chase sensor, with translation MMWSKLKSQIWQWRGVLFAVPSVTALVIGLRLMGWLQLLELVTLDHFFQMRLSEPVDSRIVIVEINEADIRQQTQWPMTDAALASVLEQIKQQKPRAIGLDIYRDLPVNPGHQALVKVLASTPNIIGVQKVSDTIDSSAVNASPVLKQRNQIGSNDLPIDGDGRIRRGLLYVNLKNDEVLESFALKLALLYLKSEGVTEKPSANNPNYLQLGKGIFPIFEGNDGGYVNANAGSYQILINYRGRIQQFTKISLKQLQENRIPPDLMRDKVVLIGATAESLKDLFYTPYTSFFAGSERMAGVTIHANLVSQILSAAIDNRQQIHSLPDYLEYLWILSWSIAGATLCWIQRHSIHQKIRLPINVVLTSGTLVGSSFVAFLAGWWIPVVPSFLALAGSAIAVTQYIAESATGMRKTFGRYLTDEVVANLLENPTGLKIGGDRRKVTLLFSDLRGFSAMSEQLSPEQVVTILNFYLGTMTEVINQYKGTINEFMGDGIFVIFGAPIHRPDDSERAIACAVAMQLAMQQVNEHNKKINLPILEMGIGINTGEVVAGNIGSQKRAQYTVIGSHVNLASRVETYTVGGQVLISENTLQDAHIKLHIGSQMQIQPKGIREPITIYEVCGVGGQYNLFLPNDDVGMVTPNQPILIEYTVLQGKQAVGTVFQGELISLSEKVAQMRSLNSLEILNNLKLKLLNTELSTEEFIYAKVMKKSDVDEHTVTIRFTSVPPKAIAILESIVNSQKFHNS, from the coding sequence ATGATGTGGTCAAAACTTAAGTCGCAAATTTGGCAATGGCGGGGTGTTTTATTTGCTGTTCCTAGCGTGACAGCCTTAGTAATTGGATTGCGGTTAATGGGATGGTTGCAACTGTTGGAATTAGTTACATTAGATCATTTTTTTCAGATGCGTCTATCAGAACCAGTTGATAGCCGCATTGTAATAGTTGAAATTAATGAAGCAGATATTCGCCAGCAAACGCAGTGGCCGATGACAGATGCAGCTTTGGCTAGTGTATTAGAGCAAATTAAGCAACAAAAACCAAGGGCGATCGGTTTAGATATTTATCGTGATTTACCTGTTAATCCTGGGCATCAAGCTTTAGTTAAAGTCTTGGCTTCTACGCCTAACATTATTGGAGTACAGAAAGTCTCTGATACTATTGATAGTTCTGCTGTGAATGCGTCTCCAGTATTGAAGCAACGCAATCAAATTGGCTCAAATGATTTGCCTATAGATGGGGATGGCAGAATTAGAAGAGGATTACTCTACGTTAATTTAAAAAATGACGAAGTTCTCGAAAGCTTTGCTTTGAAATTGGCTTTACTGTATTTAAAATCAGAAGGGGTTACAGAGAAACCATCGGCAAATAACCCTAATTATTTGCAGCTAGGTAAAGGTATTTTCCCAATTTTTGAAGGTAATGATGGCGGCTATGTCAACGCTAACGCTGGTAGTTATCAAATATTGATCAATTACCGAGGACGAATACAACAGTTTACAAAAATCTCTTTGAAACAACTCCAAGAAAATCGCATTCCGCCAGACTTGATGCGCGACAAGGTGGTACTAATTGGGGCAACGGCGGAAAGTTTAAAAGATTTATTTTATACGCCTTATACTAGTTTCTTTGCTGGCTCCGAACGTATGGCTGGTGTAACTATTCATGCAAATTTGGTTAGTCAAATTTTGAGTGCAGCTATAGATAATCGTCAACAGATCCACAGTTTACCTGACTATTTAGAATATCTGTGGATTTTGAGTTGGTCGATCGCCGGCGCAACTTTATGCTGGATACAACGCCACAGCATTCATCAAAAAATCCGCTTGCCGATTAATGTGGTGTTAACGAGTGGTACTTTAGTTGGCAGTAGTTTTGTCGCTTTTTTAGCTGGTTGGTGGATTCCAGTTGTCCCGTCATTTTTGGCTTTAGCAGGTTCAGCGATCGCAGTTACCCAATACATTGCGGAAAGCGCGACAGGTATGCGGAAAACTTTTGGCCGCTATCTCACAGATGAGGTAGTTGCTAATTTACTTGAAAATCCTACTGGTTTAAAAATCGGTGGCGATCGCCGCAAAGTCACGCTGCTATTTTCTGATTTACGTGGTTTCTCGGCGATGTCGGAACAATTGTCACCAGAACAAGTTGTGACAATTCTTAATTTTTACCTAGGAACGATGACTGAGGTAATTAATCAGTACAAAGGTACGATTAATGAGTTTATGGGTGACGGTATCTTTGTCATCTTCGGTGCGCCGATTCATCGTCCTGATGATTCCGAAAGAGCGATCGCTTGTGCTGTGGCTATGCAATTAGCGATGCAGCAAGTTAATGAACACAATAAAAAAATTAATCTTCCTATCCTAGAAATGGGAATTGGAATTAATACAGGTGAGGTGGTTGCGGGAAATATTGGTTCCCAAAAACGCGCTCAATATACAGTGATTGGTAGCCATGTTAACTTGGCTTCCCGTGTAGAAACTTATACAGTCGGTGGACAAGTGTTAATTTCGGAAAATACCCTCCAAGATGCTCACATCAAACTGCATATTGGCAGTCAAATGCAAATCCAGCCAAAAGGCATCAGAGAACCGATTACTATTTACGAAGTTTGCGGCGTTGGTGGTCAATATAACTTGTTCTTACCTAATGATGATGTCGGAATGGTGACACCCAATCAGCCGATTTTAATAGAGTATACAGTTTTACAGGGTAAACAAGCAGTTGGCACAGTCTTTCAAGGTGAATTGATTAGCCTTTCGGAAAAAGTTGCCCAAATGCGATCGCTAAATTCCTTAGA